In the genome of Notamacropus eugenii isolate mMacEug1 chromosome 7, mMacEug1.pri_v2, whole genome shotgun sequence, the window CTACTTTTCCAGTAATCTTTCACTTTTTACCTCTCATATTCTCCATATGCTGGTCCAGTGATCCTGGTCTCCTTGTAGTTGTTTgaacaagacatttcatcttCTTGTTTGGGGAATTTTCCATGTCTAAGTCCCATGCCTGGAAAGATCTccatcttcatctctgcctccggatttccttcctttcctccaaatCTCAGCTAATATTCTACCTACTATATAGAGTCTTTATTAACCCCTTTAATTCTATTACCTTGTGTCAGGTCTATCTTGTATatgacttgtttgtacatagctgtttctATAATGCCTCCTCAATTAGACAGTgatctccttgaaagcagagattatattttaaccttatatccccagtgcttagcacagtgtctggcactcaATTGAcacttaaacatttattgactgaatggCTGTTACAATAGACCAGCAGTGAAATGATAGGACCTACACCAGAGTAGTAAACAGGATCGGAGAAGGAGGTGTATAAAAACAatgttgaaaaggaaaaattgatagGGTTTAGTAATATGTTGGATATAGAGACTAAGAGAGAATAATGACTCAAGGGTGGCACCTAGATTACAAGCCTGGGTGATGAGAAGGATGGTTTTACATTTAACAGTAATTAAGAATTTCAATATAAGACATTCAATAGAGATACATCTAAGAATTCCACTTCAGATTCAGATACTGACTTCTCAGTTTCTGCAGAGCAACTTTCATCTCTTTGTTTCTCAAGGTATATATAGCAGGATTCAACAGAGGTGTAAAGACTGTGTAAAACACAGCAAGAAACTTGTCCATTGAGGTGATGTTGAGTGGCCACAGATAGATGAAGATGCAAGGTCCAAAGAATATCACTACAACCATAATATGGGCAGTACAGGTAGATAATGCCTTGGCTGCCCCATCCAAAGATTGATGGCAGACAGTGACTAGGATATGGGTGTAAGAAATCAACaagagaaagaagcaaatcaAAGCAAGGATTCCACTATCAGCATTCACCATTAGTCCTAGGACATAAGTATCCATGCATGCAAGCTTAATGACCAGTGGTAGGTCACAAAAAAAGCTGTCCATCTCTCTAGGGCCACAGAAGGGCAAATCCATAACCATGGCCAGTTGACTCATTGAATGCACACATCCTATAGTCCATGAGATCACTACAAGCCCAATGCATCTTCTCTGGTTCGTGATGGCTgtataatgaagtggtttgcatATGGCCACATAGCGGTCATAAGCCATGGCCACAAGCAGCACCATCTCACCCCCTCCAACAAAATGCCCAAAGAAGATCTGGCACATACAGCCCCCAAAGGAGATGGTATTGCTTTCTCTGAGAAAGTCTATTATCATTTTTGGTGTTGTGACTGAGGAAAGCCACAAATCAACAAAAGATAGGTTGGCCAACAAGAAATACATGGGAGAGTGGAGATGAGCATCACTGATGACAGAGAGAATAATCAGGATGTTCCCTAAAATTATGATCAAATAAAgtatggagaaaaatgaaaacaagaatatCTGCAGCTCCTCAGACTCACAAAGCCCCGATAGCACAAATTGTGACACCACAGAATTATTTACTTCATCCATTCAGTCCAGTATTTAATAGAAATTTACctaagaagaataagaaaaaaaacagcttTGTTGAAATGGAAAAGAGTTTAATTTTCAATCTTTCCCCTCAAATAAGTATTCCCATTATAAATATATTGCTACCTGTGTAACTTGTTCAAAATATCTCTCCATCTTAGAGCTATCTGTCACCCATACGAACACAACCAGGGGGAAAACAAGAGCAAGAAGGatacagaaagggagagatagagatggagatgaagagtaATAGGAAGGAGAggtaatgaaagaaaacaaaggaaagaaagaaggaggaaaaggagagacaacAAGCctgacagagagggagagagagagtgaaagacagagaaagagagagagagagagagagagagagagaaatttttactttattttgacATGTAAATGCTTATCTGTAATATATGAAGGATTTTCAAAGAAGGAAGCTACAATAACATAGAAGAATAAAATTGAGAGTCCTTAAATATAATTtatctcctcattttagaaaaattacaaCTGATGACCTTTGAGTTATTCAGCATCTCTAAGTTAGTAAACAAGGAGCCCGTATCTCCTGATAcctagtccagtgctctttccatgaaGCTACGCTGCCATATGAGTTCTGATTGttctcattttcagttttcaacaaatTTTATTCAGGAAtggagttgaattgaattgttaatcACCTGTGAAAACAATTTGAGTGTaaattgtgaaaaataaaatacagaaatatcATTAAACTTATTTGtgaaaatacattatttttaatcTCCTCCAAAGCTGTTAACAAGTATGTACCATCAATGTATTAACCTTTActattcattctttaaaatggTTGTTCAGAATTTCACATTGCCAGGCTCTTTGATATTATATTGGTTTGTTTACCATGATATTTATACTTGAAAATATATgatgtcttctttcttttaaaaaaatggtttctCTTTTTCCAAACTGATTTTGTTCCATTGACACTGAATGGTCTCAGTCTCATTGAATGATACGTTGTAGTACATATTCACACTTGTTCCCAGATGAAACATGTATAGAAATTAGAAAGGATGTTGTTTGTTTCTAAGATTAGACGCATTTTTGTGTTTCATTGATTATAACTTACATTAATATAGCATGTTACAGTCACCCTATAAAGAAAGAATTTCACACGCTGCTACCAACAAGTAGTAAAGTAATATGGAAAGAACCCTGACCTGCTATTTAATGTCTGAATTCTAGGAGCAACTTGACTACTAACTCGCTATGAGACATAAGAAAACTCCCTTACCTCTTCAGGaaatcagtttcctcacatatacTAAAAGGGGATGGAATACATAATTTATCCTTTACCTCTAGTTTTCCATATTCTGTGCACCTAGCCCTTTACAAGACTTTAATGATTCTAAATAAGTCTTCTCTCAAATAGTTTAACTCTCAATCCTCTCTTTGTTTCACTTCTTTCCTGTGATTAGCTCTATTAAAAacctaagaaataaaactaaatagAAAACTTTTCCCTTTACTTTTGGAGACCCTATGAAAGTTGGACCCAAAAGAAATAGATCTCTCTGTTTACTGAGAGTGTTAATTAAATAGTTCTGTGATTTCAGGCaaattttccttcctcatctgtcaccttacaaaaaaaaagaatgaaaactatgaaa includes:
- the LOC140513167 gene encoding olfactory receptor 4K14-like → MDEVNNSVVSQFVLSGLCESEELQIFLFSFFSILYLIIILGNILIILSVISDAHLHSPMYFLLANLSFVDLWLSSVTTPKMIIDFLRESNTISFGGCMCQIFFGHFVGGGEMVLLVAMAYDRYVAICKPLHYTAITNQRRCIGLVVISWTIGCVHSMSQLAMVMDLPFCGPREMDSFFCDLPLVIKLACMDTYVLGLMVNADSGILALICFFLLLISYTHILVTVCHQSLDGAAKALSTCTAHIMVVVIFFGPCIFIYLWPLNITSMDKFLAVFYTVFTPLLNPAIYTLRNKEMKVALQKLRSQYLNLKWNS